The Miscanthus floridulus cultivar M001 chromosome 7, ASM1932011v1, whole genome shotgun sequence genome includes a region encoding these proteins:
- the LOC136464792 gene encoding uncharacterized protein has translation MSAPPGNVDESLSSPARPPPSSPLHLLEVTMISAQDLHQRRLARRVRAYAVAWADATHKLRTGVDHAGGAVPTWNDRFLFRVDGAFLRSDTAAVTVEVRGTGGLGADPVLGVTRIVVSTFVRPGGSVHGPQVAALQLRRPRSLRPQGIVNVAVALLDASRAPPLYGVPGSPDAVAVKDLAMERPAASLCKVGEVSEEPGVYDGRQQARSNPELVGQSGHLDPRGAAVEQRKLELTLERWKAELWPGLKEGRRSGRRRRRRAASCFRGSGDWDR, from the coding sequence ATGTCGGCGCCGCCCGGCAACGTTGACGAATCCCTGTCATCACCGGCACGGCCGCCACCGTCCTCCCCGTTGCACCTGCTTGAGGTGACAATGATCTCGGCGCAGGACCTGCACCAGCGGCGGCTGGCGCGCCGCGTGCGCGCGTACGCCGTGGCGTGGGCGGACGCGACGCACAAGCTGCGCACGGGCGTGGACCACGCGGGCGGCGCCGTCCCCACGTGGAACGACCGGTTCCTGTTCCGCGTCGACGGCGCCTTCCTGCGCTCCGACACGGCGGCGGTGACCGTGGAGGTGCGCGGCACGGGCGGGCTGGGCGCGGACCCCGTCCTGGGCGTCACGCGCATCGTGGTGAGCACGTTCGTTCGCCCCGGTGGCAGCGTTCACGGCCCGCAGGTGGCGGCGCTACAGCTCCGGCGGCCGCGTTCGCTCCGCCCGCAGGGAATCGTCAATGTGGCCGTCGCGCTGCTGGACGCCTCCCGTGCGCCGCCGCTCTACGGCGTGCCTGGCTCGCCCGACGCCGTCGCCGTCAAGGACCTCGCGATGGAGCGCCCGGCGGCGTCGCTGTGCAAGGTCGGCGAAGTCAGCGAGGAACCGGGTGTATACGACGGCCGCCAGCAGGCGCGAAGCAACCCGGAGTTGGTCGGTCAGTCCGGGCACCTGGACCCCAGGGGCGCCGCCGTGGAGCAGAGGAAGCTGGAGCTGACGCTGGAGAGGTGGAAGGCAGAGTTGTGGCCTGGCCTCAAGGAAGGTCGGCGCAGTGGCAGGCGTAGGCGGCGCCGGGCGGCGTCCTGCTTCCGGGGCAGCGGCGACTGGGACAGGTAA